In a genomic window of Chrysemys picta bellii isolate R12L10 chromosome 1, ASM1138683v2, whole genome shotgun sequence:
- the FAM227A gene encoding protein FAM227A isoform X3, whose translation MAALNNTSPMNPFQEFMGVLPLQQAKETEKLDMQQSLNEKPSLCPIGSMQKVNQKIAHLRLELEKFHTGDLVIEDLESLKRYSGQKSFRREKKHFKTSRDRDRDRKEICHFAQKYEHSMRVSDFDPLSQTKLTYKKPQNTSEKNKLVELYQYPGYNEHEPTPLPNGTELAEVIEKVVCAQRKSASGKVFPSLLSQTLYTCFCSSFPRSWFNTHEFKSQLCNVLSEWMAGTLPVPGSYSNWDYSHLEPERFRREDLLSTKGKQRTESSVPFASSKASDNPEKTPQPSIQPYKKSMSLGQTVNKYQPDQTSVDLDTKEVVHASMSLKGINPHTMPHDLQPEKDDLKSAWKQPQHTFETRRLKIAPLHRESHPACQGPDFTWHLFNINGHSPLIQHFLQSYNVEPQSGQDILIHRREICKPIPESTPTYADVIRQGFNHIHHLDNAFKTVHQRHCREMKDFDQHQWKEKQEFLRKEKQLLSEKREMKKLNQLLTPRLDVLFSSDKTSSLSQKCLHPETAISQTAP comes from the exons TGTGCCCAATTGGCAGTATGCAGAAAGTGAACCAGAAAATTGCACATTTGCGACTGGAGCTGGAGAAATTCCACACTGGTGACCTG GTGATTGAGGATTTGGAATCATTAAAGAGATACTCTGGACAGAAGAGCTTCAGAAGAGAGAAAAAGCACTTCAAGACATCCAGGGACAGAG ACAGAGATAGGAAGGAGATATGCCACTTTGCCCAGAAGTATGAGCACTCTATGCGTGTGTCAGACTTTGACCCACTATCTCAGACCAAGCTCACCTACAAGAAG CCTCAGAATACATCAGAAAAGAACAAGCTGGTGGAACTGTATCAATACCCAGGATACAACGAGCATGAGCCAACACCACTGCCTAATGGGACGGAGCTGGCTGAAGTCATAGAGAAGGTGGTGTGTGCCCAGAGAAAGTCAGCAAGTGGGAAG GTTTTCCCTTCATTGCTGAGCCAAACCTTGTACACGTGCTTCTGCTCCAGCTTTCCAAGATCCTGGTTCAATACACATgagttcaagtcccagctctgcaATGTGCTGTCAGAGTGGATGGCAG GGACGCTGCCTGTCCCAGGGAGCTACAGTAACTGGGACTACTCCCATCTGGAACCAGAGAGATTTAGGAGGGAAGACTTGCTGTCAACAAAGGGAAAGCAGAGGACAG AATCCTCTGTCCCCTTTGCTTCCTCAAAGGCTTCTGACAACCCAGAAAAGACTCCTCAGCCATCCATTCAACCATACAAG AAATCCATGTCTTTGGGCCAAACTGTTAACAAGTACCAACCTGATCAAACAAGCGTGGACCTTGACACCAAGGAAGTTGTACATGCATCTATGTCCTTGAAAG GCATCAATCCTCATACCATGCCACATGATCTGCAGCCTGAAAAGGATGACCTGAAAAGTGCTTGGAAGCAGCCCCAACACACATTTGAAACAAGGCGGCTAAAGATCGCCCCCCTTCATAGAGAG TCACACCCAGCTTGTCAGGGTCCTGACTTCACTTGGCATCTCTTTAACATCAATGGACACAGCCCACTAATTCAGCACTTCCTCCAGAGCTATAATGTTGAACCACAGTCTGGACAAGACATCTTGATTCACAGGAGGGAGATCTGCAAGCCTATACC GGAGTCCACCCCAACCTATGCAGATGTGATCCGACAAGGTTTTAATCATATTCACCATCTGGACAATGCCTTCAAAACAGTGCACCAGAGACACTGCAGAGAAATGAAGGATTTTGACCAGCACCAGTGGAAGGAGAAGCAAGAATTCCTCAG AAAAGAGAAGCAATTGCTGTCAGAGAAAAGAGAGATGAAGAAGCTGAACCAATTGTTGACCCCTCGCCTGGATGTACTCTTCAGTTCTGACAAGACTTCAAGTCTGTCACAGAAGTGTCTTCATCCAGAAACAGCCATAAGTCAAACAGCACCCTGA
- the FAM227A gene encoding protein FAM227A isoform X4 gives MAALNNTSPMNPFQEFMGVLPLQQAKETEKLDMQQSLNEKPSLCPIGSMQKVNQKIAHLRLELEKFHTGDLVIEDLESLKRYSGQKSFRREKKHFKTSRDRDRDRKEICHFAQKYEHSMRVSDFDPLSQTKLTYKKPQNTSEKNKLVELYQYPGYNEHEPTPLPNGTELAEVIEKVVCAQRKSASGKTPFPSKMLQKFLTAPISHAILLDSFWWFFLHLYQPNREIQGRLFDRIAKNYAALLFDCHKFRYQNALIKVFPSLLSQTLYTCFCSSFPRSWFNTHEFKSQLCNVLSEWMAGTLPVPGSYSNWDYSHLEPERFRREDLLSTKGKQRTESSVPFASSKASDNPEKTPQPSIQPYKKSMSLGQTVNKYQPDQTSVDLDTKEVVHASMSLKGINPHTMPHDLQPEKDDLKSAWKQPQHTFETRRLKIAPLHREILSFPMESGHL, from the exons TGTGCCCAATTGGCAGTATGCAGAAAGTGAACCAGAAAATTGCACATTTGCGACTGGAGCTGGAGAAATTCCACACTGGTGACCTG GTGATTGAGGATTTGGAATCATTAAAGAGATACTCTGGACAGAAGAGCTTCAGAAGAGAGAAAAAGCACTTCAAGACATCCAGGGACAGAG ACAGAGATAGGAAGGAGATATGCCACTTTGCCCAGAAGTATGAGCACTCTATGCGTGTGTCAGACTTTGACCCACTATCTCAGACCAAGCTCACCTACAAGAAG CCTCAGAATACATCAGAAAAGAACAAGCTGGTGGAACTGTATCAATACCCAGGATACAACGAGCATGAGCCAACACCACTGCCTAATGGGACGGAGCTGGCTGAAGTCATAGAGAAGGTGGTGTGTGCCCAGAGAAAGTCAGCAAGTGGGAAG ACTCCTTTTCCTTCAAAGATGCTGCAGAAGTTTCTCACAGCTCCAATCTCCCATGCTATCCTGTTGGACAGCTTCTGGTGGTTTTTTCTCCACTTATATCAG CCAAATAGAGAGATTCAGGGACGGCTGTTTGATCGCATTGCAAAGAATTATGCCGCCCTCCTGTTTGACTGTCACAAGTTCCGCTACCAGAATGCTCTTATTAAA GTTTTCCCTTCATTGCTGAGCCAAACCTTGTACACGTGCTTCTGCTCCAGCTTTCCAAGATCCTGGTTCAATACACATgagttcaagtcccagctctgcaATGTGCTGTCAGAGTGGATGGCAG GGACGCTGCCTGTCCCAGGGAGCTACAGTAACTGGGACTACTCCCATCTGGAACCAGAGAGATTTAGGAGGGAAGACTTGCTGTCAACAAAGGGAAAGCAGAGGACAG AATCCTCTGTCCCCTTTGCTTCCTCAAAGGCTTCTGACAACCCAGAAAAGACTCCTCAGCCATCCATTCAACCATACAAG AAATCCATGTCTTTGGGCCAAACTGTTAACAAGTACCAACCTGATCAAACAAGCGTGGACCTTGACACCAAGGAAGTTGTACATGCATCTATGTCCTTGAAAG GCATCAATCCTCATACCATGCCACATGATCTGCAGCCTGAAAAGGATGACCTGAAAAGTGCTTGGAAGCAGCCCCAACACACATTTGAAACAAGGCGGCTAAAGATCGCCCCCCTTCATAGAGAG ATATTAAGTTTTCCTATGGAAAGTGGCCATCTGTGA
- the FAM227A gene encoding protein FAM227A isoform X1: protein MAALNNTSPMNPFQEFMGVLPLQQAKETEKLDMQQSLNEKPSLCPIGSMQKVNQKIAHLRLELEKFHTGDLVIEDLESLKRYSGQKSFRREKKHFKTSRDRDRDRKEICHFAQKYEHSMRVSDFDPLSQTKLTYKKPQNTSEKNKLVELYQYPGYNEHEPTPLPNGTELAEVIEKVVCAQRKSASGKTPFPSKMLQKFLTAPISHAILLDSFWWFFLHLYQPNREIQGRLFDRIAKNYAALLFDCHKFRYQNALIKVFPSLLSQTLYTCFCSSFPRSWFNTHEFKSQLCNVLSEWMAGTLPVPGSYSNWDYSHLEPERFRREDLLSTKGKQRTESSVPFASSKASDNPEKTPQPSIQPYKKSMSLGQTVNKYQPDQTSVDLDTKEVVHASMSLKGINPHTMPHDLQPEKDDLKSAWKQPQHTFETRRLKIAPLHRESHPACQGPDFTWHLFNINGHSPLIQHFLQSYNVEPQSGQDILIHRREICKPIPESTPTYADVIRQGFNHIHHLDNAFKTVHQRHCREMKDFDQHQWKEKQEFLRKEKQLLSEKREMKKLNQLLTPRLDVLFSSDKTSSLSQKCLHPETAISQTAP, encoded by the exons TGTGCCCAATTGGCAGTATGCAGAAAGTGAACCAGAAAATTGCACATTTGCGACTGGAGCTGGAGAAATTCCACACTGGTGACCTG GTGATTGAGGATTTGGAATCATTAAAGAGATACTCTGGACAGAAGAGCTTCAGAAGAGAGAAAAAGCACTTCAAGACATCCAGGGACAGAG ACAGAGATAGGAAGGAGATATGCCACTTTGCCCAGAAGTATGAGCACTCTATGCGTGTGTCAGACTTTGACCCACTATCTCAGACCAAGCTCACCTACAAGAAG CCTCAGAATACATCAGAAAAGAACAAGCTGGTGGAACTGTATCAATACCCAGGATACAACGAGCATGAGCCAACACCACTGCCTAATGGGACGGAGCTGGCTGAAGTCATAGAGAAGGTGGTGTGTGCCCAGAGAAAGTCAGCAAGTGGGAAG ACTCCTTTTCCTTCAAAGATGCTGCAGAAGTTTCTCACAGCTCCAATCTCCCATGCTATCCTGTTGGACAGCTTCTGGTGGTTTTTTCTCCACTTATATCAG CCAAATAGAGAGATTCAGGGACGGCTGTTTGATCGCATTGCAAAGAATTATGCCGCCCTCCTGTTTGACTGTCACAAGTTCCGCTACCAGAATGCTCTTATTAAA GTTTTCCCTTCATTGCTGAGCCAAACCTTGTACACGTGCTTCTGCTCCAGCTTTCCAAGATCCTGGTTCAATACACATgagttcaagtcccagctctgcaATGTGCTGTCAGAGTGGATGGCAG GGACGCTGCCTGTCCCAGGGAGCTACAGTAACTGGGACTACTCCCATCTGGAACCAGAGAGATTTAGGAGGGAAGACTTGCTGTCAACAAAGGGAAAGCAGAGGACAG AATCCTCTGTCCCCTTTGCTTCCTCAAAGGCTTCTGACAACCCAGAAAAGACTCCTCAGCCATCCATTCAACCATACAAG AAATCCATGTCTTTGGGCCAAACTGTTAACAAGTACCAACCTGATCAAACAAGCGTGGACCTTGACACCAAGGAAGTTGTACATGCATCTATGTCCTTGAAAG GCATCAATCCTCATACCATGCCACATGATCTGCAGCCTGAAAAGGATGACCTGAAAAGTGCTTGGAAGCAGCCCCAACACACATTTGAAACAAGGCGGCTAAAGATCGCCCCCCTTCATAGAGAG TCACACCCAGCTTGTCAGGGTCCTGACTTCACTTGGCATCTCTTTAACATCAATGGACACAGCCCACTAATTCAGCACTTCCTCCAGAGCTATAATGTTGAACCACAGTCTGGACAAGACATCTTGATTCACAGGAGGGAGATCTGCAAGCCTATACC GGAGTCCACCCCAACCTATGCAGATGTGATCCGACAAGGTTTTAATCATATTCACCATCTGGACAATGCCTTCAAAACAGTGCACCAGAGACACTGCAGAGAAATGAAGGATTTTGACCAGCACCAGTGGAAGGAGAAGCAAGAATTCCTCAG AAAAGAGAAGCAATTGCTGTCAGAGAAAAGAGAGATGAAGAAGCTGAACCAATTGTTGACCCCTCGCCTGGATGTACTCTTCAGTTCTGACAAGACTTCAAGTCTGTCACAGAAGTGTCTTCATCCAGAAACAGCCATAAGTCAAACAGCACCCTGA
- the FAM227A gene encoding protein FAM227A isoform X2 — MAALNNTSPMNPFQEFMGVLPLQQAKETEKLDMQQSLNEKPSLCPIGSMQKVNQKIAHLRLELEKFHTGDLVIEDLESLKRYSGQKSFRREKKHFKTSRDRDRDRKEICHFAQKYEHSMRVSDFDPLSQTKLTYKKPQNTSEKNKLVELYQYPGYNEHEPTPLPNGTELAEVIEKVVCAQRKSASGKTPFPSKMLQKFLTAPISHAILLDSFWWFFLHLYQVFPSLLSQTLYTCFCSSFPRSWFNTHEFKSQLCNVLSEWMAGTLPVPGSYSNWDYSHLEPERFRREDLLSTKGKQRTESSVPFASSKASDNPEKTPQPSIQPYKKSMSLGQTVNKYQPDQTSVDLDTKEVVHASMSLKGINPHTMPHDLQPEKDDLKSAWKQPQHTFETRRLKIAPLHRESHPACQGPDFTWHLFNINGHSPLIQHFLQSYNVEPQSGQDILIHRREICKPIPESTPTYADVIRQGFNHIHHLDNAFKTVHQRHCREMKDFDQHQWKEKQEFLRKEKQLLSEKREMKKLNQLLTPRLDVLFSSDKTSSLSQKCLHPETAISQTAP, encoded by the exons TGTGCCCAATTGGCAGTATGCAGAAAGTGAACCAGAAAATTGCACATTTGCGACTGGAGCTGGAGAAATTCCACACTGGTGACCTG GTGATTGAGGATTTGGAATCATTAAAGAGATACTCTGGACAGAAGAGCTTCAGAAGAGAGAAAAAGCACTTCAAGACATCCAGGGACAGAG ACAGAGATAGGAAGGAGATATGCCACTTTGCCCAGAAGTATGAGCACTCTATGCGTGTGTCAGACTTTGACCCACTATCTCAGACCAAGCTCACCTACAAGAAG CCTCAGAATACATCAGAAAAGAACAAGCTGGTGGAACTGTATCAATACCCAGGATACAACGAGCATGAGCCAACACCACTGCCTAATGGGACGGAGCTGGCTGAAGTCATAGAGAAGGTGGTGTGTGCCCAGAGAAAGTCAGCAAGTGGGAAG ACTCCTTTTCCTTCAAAGATGCTGCAGAAGTTTCTCACAGCTCCAATCTCCCATGCTATCCTGTTGGACAGCTTCTGGTGGTTTTTTCTCCACTTATATCAG GTTTTCCCTTCATTGCTGAGCCAAACCTTGTACACGTGCTTCTGCTCCAGCTTTCCAAGATCCTGGTTCAATACACATgagttcaagtcccagctctgcaATGTGCTGTCAGAGTGGATGGCAG GGACGCTGCCTGTCCCAGGGAGCTACAGTAACTGGGACTACTCCCATCTGGAACCAGAGAGATTTAGGAGGGAAGACTTGCTGTCAACAAAGGGAAAGCAGAGGACAG AATCCTCTGTCCCCTTTGCTTCCTCAAAGGCTTCTGACAACCCAGAAAAGACTCCTCAGCCATCCATTCAACCATACAAG AAATCCATGTCTTTGGGCCAAACTGTTAACAAGTACCAACCTGATCAAACAAGCGTGGACCTTGACACCAAGGAAGTTGTACATGCATCTATGTCCTTGAAAG GCATCAATCCTCATACCATGCCACATGATCTGCAGCCTGAAAAGGATGACCTGAAAAGTGCTTGGAAGCAGCCCCAACACACATTTGAAACAAGGCGGCTAAAGATCGCCCCCCTTCATAGAGAG TCACACCCAGCTTGTCAGGGTCCTGACTTCACTTGGCATCTCTTTAACATCAATGGACACAGCCCACTAATTCAGCACTTCCTCCAGAGCTATAATGTTGAACCACAGTCTGGACAAGACATCTTGATTCACAGGAGGGAGATCTGCAAGCCTATACC GGAGTCCACCCCAACCTATGCAGATGTGATCCGACAAGGTTTTAATCATATTCACCATCTGGACAATGCCTTCAAAACAGTGCACCAGAGACACTGCAGAGAAATGAAGGATTTTGACCAGCACCAGTGGAAGGAGAAGCAAGAATTCCTCAG AAAAGAGAAGCAATTGCTGTCAGAGAAAAGAGAGATGAAGAAGCTGAACCAATTGTTGACCCCTCGCCTGGATGTACTCTTCAGTTCTGACAAGACTTCAAGTCTGTCACAGAAGTGTCTTCATCCAGAAACAGCCATAAGTCAAACAGCACCCTGA